Proteins encoded by one window of Streptomyces sp. NBC_01477:
- a CDS encoding ricin-type beta-trefoil lectin domain protein, protein MKKYTAPVIAALTAVLGLGALSLASPSAAAVGAPAAAQPASLRLMPLGDSITWGIGSPSGNSYRGYLWNELAAEGHTLDFVGSGRNGPMSDPDNEGHSGWRIDQIAGIADQVLATYRPNVVTLEIGTNDLNGNYQPTTATDRLSALIDQINRDAPDATVLVGTLIVSTATTEEQYRADFNAKLPGIVAAKQAAGKHVRLVDMSALTAADLSDALHPTDSGFSKMADAFNAGVQAADAAGWIKTPAALAAPVQSGISGKCLDVNTGSSTNGTKVQIWGCNNTAAQLWSARGDGTLRALGKCLDATAGGTANGTPVEIWDCNGGTNQVWQPYNSGYRNPASGRCLDDPAATTTDGTQLQLWDCNGGANQRWTAAPVS, encoded by the coding sequence ATGAAGAAGTACACCGCGCCCGTGATCGCGGCGCTGACGGCCGTACTGGGCCTGGGCGCCCTCTCGCTCGCCAGTCCGTCGGCCGCTGCCGTTGGCGCTCCAGCCGCCGCGCAGCCCGCCAGCCTGCGGCTGATGCCGCTGGGCGACTCGATCACCTGGGGCATCGGCAGCCCGTCGGGCAACAGCTACCGGGGCTATCTGTGGAACGAACTGGCAGCCGAGGGCCATACGCTGGACTTCGTGGGCTCCGGGCGCAACGGCCCGATGTCCGACCCTGACAACGAGGGCCACTCCGGCTGGCGGATCGACCAGATCGCCGGCATCGCCGACCAGGTGCTGGCGACCTACCGGCCCAACGTCGTCACGCTGGAGATCGGCACCAACGACCTCAACGGCAACTACCAGCCCACCACGGCCACCGACCGCCTCTCGGCGCTGATCGACCAGATCAACCGGGACGCCCCCGACGCGACCGTCCTGGTCGGCACCCTGATCGTCTCCACCGCCACCACCGAGGAGCAGTACCGGGCGGACTTCAACGCCAAGCTCCCCGGCATCGTCGCGGCCAAGCAGGCGGCCGGCAAGCACGTCCGCCTGGTCGACATGAGCGCGCTGACCGCCGCCGACCTCTCCGACGCGCTGCACCCCACGGACAGCGGCTTCAGCAAGATGGCCGACGCCTTCAACGCCGGCGTCCAGGCCGCCGACGCGGCCGGCTGGATCAAAACCCCGGCAGCGCTCGCGGCACCCGTGCAGTCCGGGATCTCCGGCAAGTGCCTGGACGTGAACACCGGCAGCAGCACCAACGGCACGAAGGTGCAGATCTGGGGCTGCAACAACACCGCCGCACAGCTGTGGTCAGCCCGCGGTGACGGCACGCTGCGCGCACTGGGCAAGTGCCTGGACGCCACCGCAGGCGGCACCGCCAACGGCACCCCGGTCGAGATCTGGGACTGCAACGGCGGCACCAACCAGGTCTGGCAGCCCTACAACAGCGGATACCGCAACCCCGCCTCCGGCCGCTGCCTCGACGACCCCGCCGCCACCACCACCGACGGCACCCAACTGCAGCTGTGGGACTGCAACGGCGGCGCCAACCAGCGGTGGACCGCGGCGCCGGTCTCCTGA
- a CDS encoding alpha/beta hydrolase produces the protein MSRQQRTEIDAMVRRPQSEGPRSVEELRAGFRAMMGEMIVPAGIRTRTATLGDRPAVLVELAGTPKAGTILYFHGGSYVVGSPETAMSLTGNLVTRTGFRAFSLDYRLAPEHPFPAAIEDGLSAYRALLDSGQDPSATVFAGDSAGDSAGGGLAVTTCLAARDAGLPVPAAIVAFSPGLDATRTGESMDTKAGIDPFFTREGLERTGAMYRAGQDPHQPMLSPATLADLTGFPPMLLQAGTNEILLDDSTRMAARARDAGVDVILDITADVPHVFQAFAGVLDEADEALDRAALFLRQHIRARDTARTSAG, from the coding sequence ATGAGCAGGCAGCAGCGTACGGAGATCGACGCGATGGTCCGACGGCCTCAGTCGGAGGGTCCTCGGTCGGTGGAAGAGCTCCGCGCCGGGTTCAGGGCGATGATGGGGGAGATGATCGTCCCGGCTGGGATCCGCACCCGGACCGCGACGCTCGGCGATCGGCCCGCGGTGCTCGTCGAGCTGGCCGGCACTCCGAAGGCGGGGACGATCCTCTACTTTCACGGCGGCTCCTACGTGGTCGGTTCACCGGAGACGGCGATGTCGCTGACGGGCAACCTGGTGACCAGAACCGGGTTCAGGGCGTTCTCGCTGGATTACCGGCTTGCCCCTGAGCACCCGTTCCCGGCCGCGATCGAGGACGGGCTGAGCGCCTACCGCGCACTACTCGACAGCGGCCAAGACCCTTCGGCGACCGTGTTCGCCGGCGACTCCGCCGGCGACTCCGCCGGGGGCGGCCTCGCCGTCACCACCTGCCTCGCCGCCCGCGACGCGGGCCTGCCCGTGCCTGCCGCGATCGTGGCGTTCTCTCCCGGACTCGACGCAACCCGGACAGGCGAGAGCATGGACACCAAGGCGGGCATCGACCCGTTCTTCACGCGTGAGGGCCTGGAACGCACCGGGGCCATGTATCGCGCGGGACAGGACCCCCACCAGCCCATGCTCAGCCCCGCCACCCTCGCCGACCTGACCGGCTTCCCCCCGATGCTTCTGCAGGCGGGCACCAACGAGATACTCCTGGACGACTCCACACGCATGGCTGCGCGCGCGAGGGACGCCGGAGTGGACGTCATCCTGGACATCACCGCTGACGTTCCGCATGTGTTCCAGGCGTTCGCCGGCGTTCTGGACGAAGCCGACGAGGCGCTGGACCGCGCCGCTCTCTTTCTCCGCCAGCACATCCGCGCCAGGGACACGGCACGCACGTCTGCGGGCTGA
- a CDS encoding ricin-type beta-trefoil lectin domain protein: MTTPWTAAATANIANPLPEYPRPQMTRADWQSLNGEWQFGNASAGQAPPVGQTLGERINVPYPVESALSGVQRHQDRMWYRRTFTVPDSWSGRHTLLNFGAVDQQATVWVNGTQVGSHTGGYDAFSIDVTSALRSGSNEVIVGVYDPTDSGSGAVGKQRNSPGGIMYTASSGIWQTVWLEPVVPAHITRLDMTPDVPGGALNVVVRGAGTGGQGVTVTASLPGGGAVVGTATGSIDGTIRVPVPNAHLWSPDDPFLYDVRVTLTGTGGGDSVGGYFGMRSIAVKTVDGVQRILLNGSFLFQNGMLDQGFWPDGIYTAPTDDALKSDIAQQKNWGFNLIRKHIKVEPQRWYYWADKLGMLVWQDMPAMANTPNTAGGTQFVNEFHAMVDQHRSSPSIVMWVDENEDMGYYDPAGVATTVKGWDPSRLVENMSGVNCCGTDGGNGDVLDYHTYPGPDSPAPNARANVLGEYGGLGLIVSGHEYHPGSGFAYEMQTSSAELTNRFLGQSKALENLMVTRGLNAAVYTEPTDVENESNGFMTYDRQVVKVDVNAVRAANQELLAASKNLGAQRVSLPLNTTVSFQVAGATDHYLRHQSGLAVTSTIGSDLDKQDATFIVRPGLANSACYSFESSNYPGDYLHQTNSRVDKSASDGTSIFAADATFCAARGNTGSGVSLLSWSQPGKFWRNSGGQVWISKEGGGTNPAAQDNANGYMADTTWNITAPLATGTPAPVAGRTGAVKSGLAGKCADVTGANTASGTPVALYDCNGTTAQTWTAYSDGSLRALGKCLDATGAGTGNGTLLELWDCNGGSNQQWQPYNGAYRNPISNRCLDDPKATTANGTQLELWDCNGTVAQVWSLPGVTPAPGATGLVRSAIAGKCADVTAGNAANGTTVELWDCNGGTNQTWTAYTDRTIRALGKCMETINSGIANNTKMQISDCTGAPNQQWIAYNGGYRNPVSGRCLDDPGNSSTNGAVLGLWDCYDSQGQKWSQPGAAAPAAVAASVSGADRPKAATTTR, encoded by the coding sequence ATGACGACGCCGTGGACGGCGGCGGCGACCGCGAACATCGCCAATCCGCTGCCGGAGTATCCGCGGCCGCAGATGACGCGTGCGGACTGGCAGAGTCTGAACGGTGAGTGGCAGTTCGGCAATGCCAGTGCCGGGCAGGCGCCGCCGGTGGGCCAGACGCTGGGCGAGCGGATCAATGTCCCGTATCCGGTCGAGTCGGCGCTGTCCGGTGTTCAGCGGCACCAGGACCGGATGTGGTACCGGCGCACGTTCACGGTGCCGGACTCCTGGAGCGGGCGGCACACCCTGCTCAACTTCGGCGCGGTGGACCAGCAGGCCACGGTCTGGGTCAACGGCACGCAGGTCGGTTCGCACACGGGCGGCTACGACGCGTTCTCGATCGACGTCACCTCGGCGCTGCGCAGCGGGTCGAACGAGGTCATCGTCGGGGTGTACGACCCGACCGACTCGGGCAGCGGCGCGGTGGGCAAGCAGCGCAACAGCCCCGGCGGGATCATGTACACCGCCTCGTCCGGGATCTGGCAGACCGTGTGGCTGGAGCCGGTCGTGCCCGCGCACATCACCCGCCTGGACATGACCCCGGACGTGCCCGGCGGGGCGCTGAACGTCGTCGTGCGCGGGGCCGGCACCGGCGGCCAGGGTGTCACCGTGACCGCGTCGCTGCCAGGCGGCGGGGCCGTCGTCGGGACCGCCACCGGCAGCATCGACGGCACCATCCGGGTGCCGGTTCCCAACGCGCACCTGTGGAGCCCGGACGACCCCTTCCTGTACGACGTCAGGGTCACGCTGACCGGCACCGGCGGGGGTGACAGTGTCGGCGGCTACTTCGGCATGCGCTCCATCGCCGTGAAGACCGTCGACGGTGTGCAGCGCATCCTGCTCAACGGCAGCTTCCTGTTCCAGAACGGCATGCTGGACCAGGGCTTCTGGCCCGACGGCATCTACACCGCGCCCACCGACGACGCGCTGAAGTCCGACATCGCGCAGCAGAAGAACTGGGGCTTCAACCTGATCCGCAAGCACATCAAGGTCGAACCGCAGCGCTGGTACTACTGGGCCGACAAGCTCGGCATGCTGGTGTGGCAGGACATGCCCGCCATGGCCAACACCCCGAACACTGCGGGCGGCACGCAGTTCGTGAACGAGTTCCACGCGATGGTCGACCAGCACCGCAGCTCACCCTCGATCGTCATGTGGGTCGACGAGAACGAGGACATGGGCTACTACGACCCGGCCGGGGTGGCCACCACCGTCAAGGGCTGGGACCCCAGCCGGCTGGTGGAGAACATGAGCGGCGTGAACTGCTGCGGCACAGACGGCGGCAACGGCGATGTACTGGACTACCACACCTATCCAGGACCGGACTCCCCGGCACCCAATGCCCGGGCCAACGTCCTGGGGGAGTACGGCGGCCTCGGCCTGATCGTCTCCGGCCATGAGTACCATCCGGGCAGCGGGTTCGCCTACGAGATGCAGACCAGTTCGGCCGAGCTGACCAACCGGTTCCTGGGCCAGTCCAAGGCGCTGGAGAACCTGATGGTCACCCGCGGCCTGAACGCCGCGGTCTACACCGAGCCCACCGATGTGGAGAACGAGAGCAACGGGTTCATGACCTACGACCGCCAGGTCGTCAAGGTCGACGTCAACGCGGTGCGCGCCGCCAACCAGGAACTGCTCGCCGCCTCGAAGAACCTCGGTGCGCAGCGGGTGAGCCTGCCGCTGAACACCACGGTCTCTTTCCAGGTCGCCGGCGCCACTGACCACTACCTGCGCCACCAGAGCGGCCTCGCGGTCACCTCGACCATCGGCTCGGACCTGGACAAGCAGGACGCCACCTTCATCGTCCGGCCGGGTCTGGCCAACAGCGCCTGCTACTCCTTCGAGTCCTCCAACTACCCCGGCGACTACCTGCACCAGACCAACTCGCGGGTCGACAAGTCCGCGAGCGACGGCACCTCCATCTTCGCGGCAGACGCCACCTTCTGCGCCGCGCGCGGCAACACCGGCAGCGGAGTGTCGCTGCTGTCCTGGAGTCAGCCGGGCAAGTTCTGGCGCAACAGCGGTGGCCAGGTGTGGATCAGCAAGGAAGGCGGCGGCACCAACCCGGCCGCCCAGGACAACGCGAACGGCTACATGGCCGACACCACCTGGAACATCACCGCCCCGCTGGCGACCGGCACCCCGGCCCCGGTGGCCGGCCGGACCGGCGCGGTGAAGTCCGGACTGGCGGGCAAGTGCGCCGACGTGACCGGCGCCAACACCGCCAGCGGCACCCCGGTCGCGCTCTACGACTGCAACGGCACCACGGCGCAGACCTGGACCGCCTACTCCGACGGATCGCTGCGCGCGCTGGGCAAGTGCCTGGACGCCACCGGCGCCGGAACCGGCAACGGCACCCTGCTGGAGTTGTGGGACTGCAACGGCGGCAGCAACCAGCAGTGGCAGCCCTACAACGGCGCCTACCGCAACCCGATCTCCAACCGCTGCCTGGACGACCCGAAAGCGACCACCGCCAACGGCACCCAGCTGGAGCTGTGGGACTGCAACGGGACGGTCGCCCAGGTGTGGTCGCTGCCCGGGGTCACCCCGGCGCCCGGCGCCACCGGTCTCGTCAGGTCCGCGATCGCGGGCAAATGCGCCGACGTGACCGCCGGCAACGCCGCCAACGGCACCACGGTAGAGCTGTGGGACTGCAACGGCGGCACCAACCAGACCTGGACCGCCTACACCGACCGTACGATCCGCGCCCTGGGCAAGTGCATGGAAACCATCAACTCCGGTATTGCCAACAACACCAAGATGCAGATCTCGGACTGCACCGGTGCCCCCAACCAGCAGTGGATCGCCTACAACGGCGGGTACCGCAACCCGGTCTCCGGCCGCTGCCTGGACGACCCGGGCAACTCGTCCACCAACGGCGCGGTGCTCGGGCTGTGGGACTGCTACGACAGCCAGGGCCAGAAGTGGTCCCAGCCCGGCGCAGCCGCCCCCGCCGCGGTCGCGGCCTCCGTGAGCGGCGCCGACCGCCCGAAGGCCGCCACTACCACCCGGTAG
- a CDS encoding alpha/beta fold hydrolase, producing MPELRRVPVNGVELNVALAGSGPAVLLLHGFPHTWELWTDIMADLSDRYRVIAPDLRGFGASSPAAAGYDAGTLAEDAAALLTELGVSPAAVVGIDAGTPAAFLLALRHPGLVRRLVLMESVLGGLPGAEDFLAGGPPWWFGFHTAAPGLAETVLEGHEAAYIDWFLHTGTLGDGVPPAIRDAFVHAYSGAHALSRAFSYYRALPESALQISRAVTTARLTVPTMALGAHPVGAALERQLRPVADDLTGHVIEDCGHIIPLHRPRALLTLLNPFLASGDAMAA from the coding sequence GTGCCCGAACTGCGACGTGTCCCCGTCAACGGTGTCGAACTCAACGTCGCCCTCGCCGGATCCGGCCCGGCCGTCCTGCTGCTGCACGGCTTTCCGCACACCTGGGAGCTGTGGACGGACATCATGGCCGACCTGTCCGACCGCTACCGCGTCATCGCGCCGGACCTGCGCGGATTCGGCGCGAGCAGCCCGGCCGCCGCCGGGTACGACGCCGGCACCCTGGCCGAGGATGCCGCGGCGCTTCTCACCGAACTCGGCGTGTCTCCGGCCGCCGTCGTGGGTATCGACGCGGGTACCCCGGCGGCCTTCCTCCTCGCCCTGCGCCACCCCGGCCTCGTCCGGCGCCTGGTCCTCATGGAGTCCGTGCTGGGCGGGCTGCCCGGGGCCGAGGACTTCCTTGCCGGCGGGCCGCCGTGGTGGTTCGGCTTCCATACCGCCGCGCCCGGCCTCGCCGAGACCGTGCTGGAAGGCCACGAGGCCGCCTACATCGACTGGTTCCTGCACACCGGCACGCTCGGCGACGGAGTGCCCCCCGCCATCCGGGACGCCTTTGTCCACGCGTACTCGGGCGCCCACGCGTTGAGCCGCGCGTTCTCGTACTACCGGGCTCTGCCCGAAAGCGCACTGCAGATCTCGCGCGCCGTCACCACCGCCCGCCTGACGGTGCCGACAATGGCGCTGGGCGCACACCCTGTCGGCGCCGCGCTGGAACGCCAGCTCCGCCCCGTCGCCGACGACCTCACAGGACACGTCATCGAGGACTGCGGCCACATCATTCCCCTGCACCGGCCGCGCGCCCTGCTCACGCTGCTGAATCCGTTTCTGGCCAGTGGGGACGCGATGGCAGCGTGA
- a CDS encoding MarR family winged helix-turn-helix transcriptional regulator produces the protein MASTSSRDPIDLPGFFADLVRCETRLYNALNDRLRERHGIVTSQFEFLRYLRGHPGSRVADLATEFAIGIGATSKGIDRLEKQGWVVRRTNPSDRRSSLLDLTAGGLRLVEAAEATFTATLAELTADVLGGPSGLAAVQILSELRSVLERDRIGLPTG, from the coding sequence ATGGCATCCACGTCAAGCCGCGACCCGATCGACCTCCCGGGCTTCTTCGCCGATCTCGTCCGCTGCGAGACGCGCCTCTACAACGCGCTGAACGACCGCCTTCGCGAGCGGCACGGGATCGTCACCTCGCAGTTCGAGTTCCTGCGCTACCTGCGCGGCCACCCCGGGTCCCGGGTGGCGGACCTCGCCACCGAATTCGCCATCGGGATCGGCGCGACCAGCAAGGGCATCGACCGACTGGAGAAGCAGGGATGGGTCGTACGGCGAACCAATCCATCGGATCGCCGCTCATCACTGCTGGACCTGACCGCCGGGGGCCTGCGACTCGTCGAGGCGGCGGAGGCGACCTTCACCGCAACACTGGCCGAGCTGACCGCAGACGTCCTCGGCGGTCCCTCAGGGCTGGCCGCCGTACAGATCCTCTCGGAGCTGCGCTCCGTACTCGAACGCGACCGGATCGGCCTGCCCACGGGCTGA
- a CDS encoding RICIN domain-containing protein: MPFEIRAAPRTARRTPQPVRHNAVGLSQSDSCLDATGHGNANGTLMEIWTCDGGANQKWSRS; the protein is encoded by the coding sequence GTGCCCTTCGAGATCCGGGCGGCACCGCGCACGGCACGCCGCACACCGCAGCCTGTTCGGCACAACGCGGTCGGCCTGTCCCAGTCGGACAGCTGCCTGGACGCCACCGGCCACGGCAACGCCAACGGCACCCTCATGGAGATCTGGACCTGCGACGGCGGTGCCAACCAGAAATGGAGCCGGTCATGA
- a CDS encoding ricin-type beta-trefoil lectin domain protein, which yields MSRLWRLAPLWVLALLGALLAVAIAPAQAATTSITVDGTQGGRTFDGIGAISGGGGNSRLLRDYPAAQQSQILDYLFKPGYGANLQLLKLEIGGDANSTDGSEPSIEHARGAVNCNAGYEFWLGEQAVKRNPNIGLYGLAWAAPGWINGGFWSTDTINYLISWLGCAKQHGLNITYLGGWNERGHDVNWYIQLRSALNNAGYGSVQIVGDDSGWDTADDMAKNSAFNNAVSVIGAHYPCQGDGGPATSCSSTTTAQNNGKPLWASENGSQDMNTGAPALIRSIVRGYTDAKLTAYLNWPLVASIYPNLPFATVGLITAPSPWSGQYGVGENTWATAQVTQFAQPGWKFIDSASGYLGGAESNGAYVSLKSPNGSDYSTVLETTTATAAQTVNLHVQGGLSAGTAHVWATRVNSPSAATDFVHTQDVTPSGGSYSLTLQPGYVYTVTTTTGQGKGTAAGPAAHALALPYRDNFDNAANGAEAAYLSDMQGAFEAQPCSGRSGQCLQQMAPVKPIEWQDDSDAFSLMGDTTWSDYTVQSDVNLRQAGTVELLGRAGPQNRPQSHQAAYELRVSDAGAWSIVRSSSAGSLTTLASGSRTALGTNAWHTLALGFSGDRITATVDGSTLGAVTDSTYPAGQVGIGVAGYQTDQFDNLSVTANPPGNRAGILKGSGSGLCTDVPGATQTNGTQVALWDCNGQANQSWTLTPAGQLTVYGAAKCLDVRAAGTADGSPVQIYDCNSTPAQKWAVNSDGTVVNPASGKCLDAAGTTPNTLLEIWTCNGGTNQAWMRGAQSGPLKGQESGRCVDVPGGSQANGAQPALWDCNGAGNQTWTSTANNLLTVYDSKCLEVTGGATADGSPVDIRDCDGGADQQWRVRADGSVINVASGKCLDAVAHGTANSTALDIWTCTGAANQQWHRM from the coding sequence ATGTCGCGACTATGGAGGCTTGCGCCCTTGTGGGTGCTGGCTCTGCTCGGCGCTCTGCTGGCGGTGGCCATCGCGCCCGCGCAGGCGGCGACGACGTCCATCACGGTGGACGGGACGCAGGGTGGCCGGACGTTCGACGGGATCGGCGCGATCAGTGGCGGGGGTGGCAACTCGCGGCTGCTGCGCGACTATCCGGCCGCGCAGCAGTCGCAGATCCTGGACTATCTGTTCAAGCCCGGCTACGGGGCGAACCTGCAACTGCTGAAGCTGGAGATCGGCGGTGACGCGAACTCCACCGACGGCTCCGAGCCGTCGATCGAGCACGCGCGCGGGGCGGTCAACTGCAATGCGGGCTACGAGTTCTGGCTCGGGGAGCAGGCGGTCAAGCGCAATCCGAACATCGGCCTGTACGGGCTGGCATGGGCCGCGCCGGGCTGGATCAACGGCGGGTTCTGGTCCACCGACACCATCAACTACCTCATCTCCTGGCTGGGCTGCGCCAAGCAGCACGGCCTGAACATCACGTACCTGGGCGGCTGGAACGAACGCGGCCACGACGTCAACTGGTACATCCAGCTGCGCTCGGCACTGAACAACGCCGGTTACGGCAGCGTGCAGATCGTCGGTGACGACTCCGGCTGGGACACCGCCGACGACATGGCGAAGAACTCCGCCTTCAACAACGCGGTCTCCGTCATCGGCGCGCACTACCCCTGCCAGGGCGACGGCGGTCCGGCGACGAGCTGCTCCAGCACGACCACCGCGCAGAACAACGGCAAGCCGCTGTGGGCCAGTGAGAACGGCTCGCAGGACATGAACACCGGCGCGCCGGCGCTGATCCGCTCGATCGTGCGCGGCTACACCGACGCGAAACTGACCGCCTACCTCAACTGGCCCCTGGTCGCGTCGATCTACCCCAACCTGCCCTTCGCCACCGTGGGGCTGATCACGGCGCCCTCTCCGTGGTCGGGCCAGTACGGCGTGGGGGAGAACACCTGGGCGACCGCGCAGGTCACCCAGTTCGCCCAGCCGGGCTGGAAATTCATCGACTCCGCCTCGGGCTACCTGGGCGGAGCCGAGTCCAACGGCGCCTACGTGAGCCTGAAGTCGCCGAACGGCAGTGACTACTCCACGGTGCTGGAGACGACCACCGCCACCGCCGCGCAGACGGTGAACCTGCACGTCCAGGGCGGTCTGTCCGCCGGCACAGCGCACGTGTGGGCGACCCGGGTGAATTCCCCCAGCGCCGCGACGGACTTCGTCCACACCCAGGACGTCACCCCCTCGGGCGGCTCCTACTCGCTGACCCTGCAACCGGGTTACGTCTACACGGTGACCACCACCACCGGCCAGGGCAAGGGCACCGCGGCCGGTCCGGCCGCCCACGCACTCGCCCTGCCCTACCGCGACAACTTCGACAATGCTGCCAACGGCGCTGAGGCGGCGTATCTCTCCGACATGCAGGGGGCATTCGAGGCTCAGCCGTGCTCCGGCCGCTCCGGCCAGTGCCTGCAGCAGATGGCGCCGGTCAAGCCCATCGAATGGCAGGACGATTCGGACGCCTTTTCCCTCATGGGCGACACCACCTGGAGCGACTACACGGTCCAGTCCGACGTGAACCTGCGGCAGGCCGGAACTGTCGAGCTGCTGGGACGCGCCGGCCCTCAGAACCGGCCGCAGAGTCATCAGGCCGCCTACGAACTGCGGGTCAGCGACGCCGGCGCCTGGTCGATCGTCCGCAGTTCCTCGGCCGGCTCGCTGACCACACTGGCCTCGGGCAGCCGAACCGCGCTCGGCACGAACGCATGGCACACCCTGGCGCTGGGCTTCTCCGGCGACCGCATCACCGCGACCGTGGACGGCAGCACCCTGGGCGCCGTCACCGACAGCACCTATCCCGCAGGCCAGGTCGGCATCGGCGTAGCGGGTTACCAGACCGACCAGTTCGACAACCTGTCGGTCACCGCGAACCCGCCGGGCAACCGCGCCGGCATCCTCAAGGGCTCCGGGTCGGGCCTGTGCACGGACGTGCCGGGCGCCACACAGACCAACGGCACGCAGGTCGCGCTGTGGGACTGCAACGGCCAGGCCAACCAGTCCTGGACGCTGACACCCGCCGGGCAGCTCACCGTCTACGGCGCAGCCAAGTGCCTGGACGTCCGGGCCGCGGGCACCGCGGACGGGTCGCCCGTGCAGATCTACGACTGCAACAGCACTCCAGCCCAGAAGTGGGCGGTGAACAGCGACGGCACGGTGGTGAACCCCGCTTCGGGCAAGTGCCTCGACGCCGCCGGCACGACGCCGAACACACTGCTGGAGATCTGGACCTGCAACGGCGGCACCAACCAGGCGTGGATGCGCGGCGCTCAGTCCGGCCCGCTGAAGGGCCAGGAGTCGGGCCGCTGCGTGGATGTGCCCGGCGGTAGCCAGGCCAACGGCGCCCAGCCGGCCCTGTGGGACTGCAACGGCGCCGGGAACCAGACCTGGACATCCACCGCGAACAACCTGCTGACCGTCTACGACTCCAAATGCCTGGAGGTCACCGGCGGAGCCACCGCGGACGGCAGCCCGGTGGACATCCGGGACTGCGACGGCGGCGCCGACCAGCAGTGGCGGGTCCGCGCTGACGGCAGCGTGATCAACGTCGCCTCCGGCAAGTGCCTCGACGCGGTCGCCCACGGCACCGCCAACAGCACCGCCCTGGACATCTGGACCTGCACCGGAGCGGCCAACCAGCAGTGGCACCGGATGTAG